In Sporichthya polymorpha DSM 43042, a genomic segment contains:
- a CDS encoding tyrosine-type recombinase/integrase: protein MGWVRERAGRDNKKRFIAVYRDVRGNERSAGTYRTEREAVRAWHEAEQNLSLGQVDDPKRGRQTLARYVEAEWFPNHVIEATTRENYRYLLNRYVLPGLGHLRMVELLPFHVREWIAELQSTYGARPPTVREAKVVLDAILTTALNDRVVLIHAGRGVKTPPVARKLRRIITVEQYNAIYAALQDDTMRLLVETKIETGLRWGELTELRPRDLDPKTRVLTVSRAVVELKAKDRPEGVRFVVKDYPKDKEWRQLGLTGRLADQIQLHVKQRKLRRDDLLFPCPAPAEAPYRRPEQLPAPETLGLTEPNQRGRQYHHGTLTAYQAAPCRCRHCKDAVAAYRAARRAVGKDRPRRPRAVRTDGHIPNRWFRARVWDPALEAAELGFHVTPHGLRHAHASWLLAGGADLQVVKERLGHGSIATTGKYLHALPGADQAAFEALDAFRSRPATTGQAPPSDHRGELAEMRDLAARLHRMLEANGEAAT from the coding sequence ATGGGGTGGGTTCGCGAGCGCGCCGGACGCGATAACAAGAAGCGCTTCATCGCCGTCTACCGCGACGTGCGCGGCAACGAGCGCTCCGCCGGCACGTACCGGACCGAGCGGGAGGCAGTGCGGGCGTGGCACGAGGCCGAGCAGAACCTCTCGCTCGGTCAGGTCGACGACCCAAAGCGCGGTCGCCAAACGCTGGCCCGCTACGTCGAGGCGGAATGGTTTCCCAACCACGTCATCGAAGCCACCACCCGGGAGAACTACCGCTACCTACTCAATCGGTACGTGCTGCCCGGGCTCGGCCACCTGCGCATGGTGGAGCTGCTGCCGTTCCATGTCCGGGAGTGGATTGCCGAGCTGCAGTCCACCTACGGCGCGCGGCCCCCGACTGTGCGCGAGGCGAAGGTCGTCCTGGACGCCATCCTGACCACGGCGCTCAACGACCGGGTCGTGCTCATCCACGCCGGCCGCGGCGTGAAGACTCCCCCGGTCGCCCGGAAGCTGCGTCGCATCATCACCGTCGAGCAGTACAACGCGATCTACGCCGCGCTCCAGGACGACACGATGCGCCTGCTGGTCGAGACGAAGATCGAGACCGGGCTGCGATGGGGAGAGCTGACCGAGCTTCGGCCTCGCGACCTCGACCCAAAGACGCGTGTCCTCACTGTCTCGCGCGCGGTCGTCGAGCTGAAGGCGAAGGACCGGCCCGAGGGAGTCCGGTTCGTCGTGAAGGACTACCCGAAGGACAAGGAGTGGCGACAACTCGGCCTGACCGGACGCCTCGCCGACCAGATCCAGTTGCACGTCAAGCAGCGCAAGCTCAGACGAGACGACCTGCTGTTCCCGTGCCCCGCACCGGCCGAAGCGCCATACCGCCGGCCCGAGCAGCTCCCGGCCCCCGAGACGTTGGGGCTGACCGAGCCAAACCAGAGGGGCCGGCAGTACCACCACGGCACCCTCACCGCCTACCAGGCCGCTCCGTGCCGATGCCGACACTGCAAGGACGCCGTCGCCGCCTACCGCGCCGCGCGCCGAGCCGTTGGCAAGGACCGCCCGCGCCGCCCCCGAGCGGTTCGCACCGACGGGCACATCCCCAACCGCTGGTTCCGGGCGCGCGTCTGGGATCCGGCGCTCGAAGCAGCCGAGCTTGGGTTCCACGTGACACCCCACGGCCTGCGCCACGCTCACGCCTCCTGGCTGCTAGCCGGCGGAGCGGACCTGCAGGTCGTCAAGGAGCGACTTGGCCACGGGAGCATCGCCACGACCGGCAAGTACCTCCACGCGCTGCCCGGCGCCGACCAAGCTGCCTTCGAAGCGCTGGACGCGTTCCGCTCGCGCCCCGCCACGACCGGTCAGGCACCCCCTTCGGACCATCGAGGCGAACTCGCCGAGATGCGTGACCTCGCCGCCCGGTTACACAGGATGCTCGAAGCGAACGGCGAGGCGGCCACCTGA
- a CDS encoding IS110 family transposase yields the protein MSISGRSRTNEVRTYSTMTRQIQAMAAWLVESGVELAAMESTATYWKPPFYCLEEVMETWLLNAAHIKAVPGRKSDVRDAEWIARLVEHGLVTPSFVPPPEIRRLRNLTRYRVQLMGDRTREVTRVEKLLEDASIKLSARWCRTSPVPRRGRC from the coding sequence GTGTCCATCTCAGGGCGCTCGCGCACGAACGAGGTGCGCACCTACTCCACGATGACGCGCCAGATTCAGGCCATGGCGGCGTGGCTGGTCGAGAGCGGGGTCGAGCTGGCTGCGATGGAATCGACCGCGACCTATTGGAAGCCGCCGTTCTATTGCCTGGAGGAGGTGATGGAGACCTGGCTGCTCAACGCCGCCCACATCAAGGCCGTCCCGGGGCGTAAGTCCGACGTCCGCGACGCCGAATGGATCGCCCGGCTGGTCGAGCACGGCCTGGTCACGCCCTCGTTCGTGCCGCCGCCAGAGATCCGCCGGCTGCGCAACCTCACTCGGTATCGGGTCCAGCTGATGGGTGATCGGACCCGTGAGGTCACCCGGGTGGAGAAGCTGCTCGAGGACGCCTCGATCAAGCTCTCCGCGCGGTGGTGTCGAACATCGCCGGTTCCTCGGCGCGGGCGATGCTGA
- the mobF gene encoding MobF family relaxase encodes MAAQRVMSLSRLSAGAGYKYLLRHTACGDACREAGSPLTGYYAASGYPVGRWHGRGLVGLDAGRGLAAGTAVAEEAMAALFGTGHDPVNGEALGRPYPAYRNVEGRIAEALAELPECLNTDERNARTAEIETTERARPVRTAVAGFDLTFTVPKSASVLWALGHQDVQTAVMEAHREAVTTVLDLIEERFLHTRVGHGGCAQVGTRGMIAAAFDHWDTRTGDPNLHTHVVIANKVQGADGKWRSVDSRALHHAAVALSEVYDDLIADAISARLPVAWSWRDRGERRSPAFEIAGLPDELLAVFSTRSGQIAAAMQHLIADFRMRHDRDPNRREILRLRQQATLATRPDKTVRPLGELIGRWRTTATDLTKRTPEQIVAAALQVHPHAPAPAVDALAQFALAAVVERRSTWTRANLLAEAARASRQVRTPDPAARVALLDRIVEAAVGKCVALDPPELFDVPHRFRRPDGSSLFARPAEHAYTAIAVLEAEDRLVAATDTLEAPAVHADALTPVLTAAALGMPGARGLTADQAGAVAAIASSGRLLDVLVGPAGSGKTRALRALRSAWENVHGPGSVLWALVRTILEYFDPTLAYTTQVTWKDGAGYLNVLYKTLPRTEHSQVQFALVYDGDQRPSSTPAEDPNRQNWPKLYLPGAVSPDALLRTTRTKPDAPAAALGSDPTTLKVALSALEGIDDHDWVDRLCAQYGPRAGSLRALCRLWVQQNESAAFAFYQDVRGASPT; translated from the coding sequence ATGGCGGCGCAGCGCGTGATGTCGCTGTCGCGCCTGTCCGCGGGGGCCGGCTACAAGTACCTGCTTCGTCACACCGCCTGCGGCGACGCCTGCCGCGAAGCCGGATCTCCGCTGACTGGGTACTACGCAGCGTCCGGCTACCCGGTCGGGCGCTGGCACGGCCGCGGCTTGGTGGGGCTGGACGCCGGACGCGGGCTCGCGGCGGGAACTGCAGTCGCCGAAGAGGCGATGGCCGCGCTGTTCGGCACCGGCCACGACCCGGTCAACGGCGAAGCGCTCGGCCGTCCCTACCCGGCCTACCGCAACGTGGAAGGCCGGATTGCCGAAGCGCTTGCCGAACTCCCCGAATGCCTCAACACCGACGAACGGAACGCCCGGACCGCCGAGATCGAGACGACCGAGCGGGCCCGGCCGGTACGCACCGCCGTCGCCGGGTTCGACCTGACCTTCACGGTCCCCAAGTCCGCGAGCGTCCTGTGGGCTCTCGGCCATCAGGATGTGCAGACCGCGGTGATGGAGGCGCACCGAGAGGCCGTGACCACCGTGCTCGATCTGATCGAAGAGCGCTTCCTGCACACCCGCGTGGGCCACGGCGGCTGCGCACAGGTCGGAACGCGCGGCATGATCGCGGCCGCATTTGACCACTGGGACACACGTACGGGCGATCCGAATCTGCACACCCACGTCGTCATCGCCAACAAAGTCCAGGGCGCGGACGGCAAGTGGCGATCCGTGGACTCTCGCGCGCTGCATCACGCCGCCGTCGCACTGTCCGAGGTTTACGACGACCTGATCGCCGATGCGATCTCGGCCCGCCTGCCGGTGGCGTGGTCCTGGCGCGACCGGGGCGAACGCCGCTCGCCCGCGTTCGAGATCGCCGGCCTACCGGACGAGCTGCTCGCCGTGTTCTCGACCCGTTCCGGGCAGATCGCCGCAGCCATGCAGCACCTGATCGCCGACTTCCGAATGCGCCACGACCGGGATCCCAACCGTCGCGAGATCCTGCGACTCCGCCAGCAAGCCACGCTGGCCACCCGACCGGACAAGACGGTGAGACCGCTCGGCGAACTCATCGGACGCTGGCGGACCACCGCGACCGACCTCACCAAGCGGACTCCTGAGCAGATCGTCGCCGCCGCCTTGCAAGTCCACCCGCATGCTCCGGCACCGGCCGTCGACGCACTTGCGCAGTTCGCCCTGGCCGCGGTCGTTGAGCGACGCTCGACGTGGACGCGCGCGAACCTGCTCGCGGAGGCCGCCCGGGCTTCCCGCCAGGTGCGCACGCCCGACCCGGCCGCGCGCGTCGCGCTGCTCGATCGGATCGTGGAGGCAGCCGTCGGGAAATGCGTCGCGCTCGATCCACCCGAGCTGTTCGACGTCCCCCACCGCTTCCGGCGGCCGGACGGCTCCAGCCTCTTCGCCCGCCCGGCCGAGCACGCGTACACGGCGATCGCCGTACTGGAAGCCGAAGACCGCCTCGTGGCCGCCACCGACACCCTGGAGGCTCCGGCGGTCCACGCTGACGCGCTGACGCCGGTGCTCACCGCCGCCGCGCTCGGCATGCCGGGCGCGCGCGGTCTGACCGCCGATCAGGCCGGCGCCGTCGCGGCGATCGCGAGCTCGGGGCGCCTCCTGGACGTTCTCGTCGGCCCGGCCGGATCGGGCAAGACGCGCGCTCTGCGCGCGCTGCGGTCGGCGTGGGAGAACGTGCACGGACCGGGCAGCGTCCTGTGGGCCCTCGTCCGCACCATCCTCGAGTACTTCGATCCGACTCTGGCATACACGACCCAAGTCACGTGGAAGGACGGTGCGGGGTACCTCAACGTTCTGTACAAGACCCTGCCCCGCACCGAGCACTCGCAGGTTCAGTTCGCCTTGGTGTACGACGGCGATCAGCGTCCGTCGTCCACCCCCGCGGAGGACCCAAACAGGCAGAACTGGCCGAAGCTCTATCTGCCCGGCGCGGTGAGCCCGGACGCACTCTTGCGAACCACACGGACGAAACCGGATGCACCCGCCGCCGCACTCGGAAGCGACCCCACGACGCTGAAGGTCGCTCTCAGTGCTCTCGAGGGCATCGATGACCATGATTGGGTGGACCGTCTTTGTGCCCAGTACGGGCCGCGCGCAGGCTCCCTTCGTGCGTTGTGTCGACTGTGGGTGCAGCAAAACGAGTCCGCGGCATTCGCCTTCTACCAAGATGTCCGCGGGGCCAGCCCTACGTAA
- a CDS encoding GlxA family transcriptional regulator, translated as MRVWVLMADGVWDSSLAAVCDVLAAANALRGEVPQAPTEWSVTVVGTRRQMHTAAGLRVTTVPIASADAADVVVVPALGLRSPAQLIEDTRSKVLRPSVAAIAAAGGLGAEVVGACSGTLLMAQAGILDGQPATTSWWLGPLFREYFPTVELDVAETLVFGRGVRTAGAAFAHIDLALSLVHQRSPVLADLVARYLLIGDRASQAGFAMPAVMARHNPELSAFERWVRAHLDQPIRIGVAAASIGVSERTLQRITDSSLGMSPLEFVNDVRLDEAVHLLRSTGLSVEAVAARVGFANATALRRLVQRRLGKSPLAVRQGAFR; from the coding sequence ATGCGGGTGTGGGTGCTCATGGCGGACGGAGTCTGGGACTCCAGCCTGGCCGCTGTGTGCGATGTCCTCGCCGCGGCCAACGCGCTGCGCGGTGAGGTGCCTCAGGCGCCCACCGAGTGGTCGGTGACGGTGGTTGGAACGCGGCGTCAAATGCACACCGCTGCGGGATTGCGGGTCACGACCGTGCCCATCGCTTCAGCAGACGCGGCCGATGTCGTCGTTGTACCGGCCTTGGGCCTGCGCAGCCCGGCGCAGCTGATTGAGGACACCCGATCCAAGGTGCTCCGTCCTTCCGTTGCGGCTATAGCCGCAGCCGGTGGGCTGGGGGCCGAGGTGGTCGGCGCTTGCAGCGGAACACTGCTCATGGCCCAGGCGGGCATCCTGGACGGCCAGCCGGCGACTACGAGCTGGTGGCTCGGCCCGTTGTTCCGGGAGTACTTCCCGACCGTGGAACTCGACGTCGCTGAGACGCTGGTCTTCGGTCGGGGTGTCCGCACGGCCGGAGCCGCTTTCGCCCACATCGACCTGGCTCTGTCGTTGGTGCATCAACGCAGTCCGGTACTGGCTGACCTGGTCGCGCGCTATCTTCTGATCGGTGACCGGGCGTCCCAAGCGGGGTTCGCGATGCCAGCCGTGATGGCCCGTCATAATCCTGAGTTGTCGGCCTTCGAACGTTGGGTCAGGGCTCACCTGGACCAGCCGATCCGCATCGGTGTCGCCGCAGCGAGCATCGGTGTCTCCGAACGTACCCTGCAACGAATCACCGACAGTTCGCTCGGAATGTCTCCGCTCGAGTTCGTGAACGACGTGCGTCTCGATGAGGCCGTCCACCTGTTGCGATCGACCGGCCTCAGCGTCGAGGCGGTCGCCGCCCGGGTCGGTTTCGCCAACGCGACGGCGCTACGTCGCCTCGTGCAGCGCAGGCTAGGAAAATCCCCGCTCGCTGTTCGCCAGGGCGCCTTCCGCTAG
- a CDS encoding multicopper oxidase domain-containing protein, which yields MTGLTATGPTAPGPTATRGFWPLRDLPVVGWLIATVVVALVHPYVTAPRWLMIHLFLLGAVSHAILVWSRYFADALLHTGSGPAERREQSARLLLLNSGAATVVSGILTGRWVLTLVGATAVAGAVLWHGVRLARDLRHALGSRFAATVRFYVAAAALLPVGAGLGAYLARGLADPTHQQVLMAHVLVNVLGWVGLTVLGTLVTLWPTMLRTRIVAGAETAAARALPVLVGSILIAAGGAWGGQRLVAAAGVTAYVGGAALLARPFVAAARTKAPASYPTWSVLAGLLWFAGLLVSFAVAIGTASSWVEAGSRFRDITPFLAAGFAAQVLLGALSYLVPVALGGGATPTRAANTVLDRGSALRITVINAGLLLCILPVPSVVRVLASMLALAGLAAFLPLLVLAIRASRVAKRTPVGERPVTPGRPGRPAAERPPGQLTGLALTGLAVTALAVAGGVALDPSALPGATSTVAASAGVEPTGRTTTVAIQALDMRFVPDRIEVPAGDRLVIDLTNGDDDVHDLVLDSGDRSGRLSPGDTARLDIGVVGRALDGWCSVIGHRQMGMVLTVEATGLSAPSVAHPGHAVGPDSAAPGPSATDRLDLRATPNADFTPYDAVLPPLTDHQVRRHTFTVRDVVREVAPGVTQQLWTFNGTAPGPVLHGRVGDIFEITLVNEGTIGHSIDFHAGALAPDEPMRTITPGESLRYRFRAERAGVWMYHCSTMPMSAHIANGLFGAVVIEPPDLPAVDRSYLLVQSEFYLGPPDGPVDVDKLRAERPDIVAFNGYARQYDHRPLPARVGERVRIWVLDAGPNRGSSFHVVGGQFDTTYLEGSYTLRPGPGGSQTLALAPAQGGFVELVFPEPGHYPFVSHVMIDAERGAHGHFHVTD from the coding sequence ATGACCGGGCTCACGGCGACCGGGCCCACGGCGCCCGGACCCACGGCGACCCGAGGTTTCTGGCCGCTGCGCGATCTCCCGGTCGTGGGCTGGCTGATCGCGACGGTCGTCGTCGCGCTCGTGCACCCCTACGTGACGGCGCCGCGGTGGCTGATGATCCACCTGTTCCTGCTCGGCGCGGTCAGCCACGCGATTCTGGTGTGGAGTCGCTACTTCGCCGACGCGCTGCTCCACACCGGCTCCGGACCGGCGGAACGCCGGGAGCAGAGTGCACGGTTGCTGCTGCTCAACAGCGGCGCGGCGACGGTCGTGTCCGGGATCCTGACCGGTCGGTGGGTGCTCACGCTCGTCGGCGCCACCGCGGTCGCGGGCGCCGTGCTCTGGCACGGCGTCAGATTGGCGCGGGACCTGCGCCACGCGCTCGGATCCCGGTTCGCCGCGACCGTGCGGTTCTACGTGGCCGCGGCGGCGCTGCTGCCGGTCGGGGCCGGGCTCGGGGCGTACCTCGCCCGCGGACTCGCCGATCCGACGCACCAGCAGGTGCTGATGGCGCACGTCCTGGTCAACGTCCTGGGGTGGGTGGGCCTGACCGTCCTCGGCACGTTGGTCACACTGTGGCCGACGATGCTGCGGACGCGCATCGTGGCCGGCGCCGAGACGGCCGCCGCCCGGGCGCTGCCGGTCCTGGTCGGTTCGATCCTGATCGCCGCCGGCGGCGCGTGGGGCGGCCAGCGCCTGGTCGCCGCCGCCGGGGTCACCGCCTACGTGGGCGGGGCCGCCCTGCTGGCGCGACCGTTCGTGGCTGCGGCGCGCACCAAGGCACCGGCGTCCTATCCGACCTGGTCCGTCCTGGCCGGACTGCTCTGGTTCGCCGGGCTGCTCGTCAGCTTCGCGGTCGCGATCGGCACCGCGTCCTCCTGGGTGGAGGCCGGGTCCCGGTTCCGCGACATCACGCCGTTCCTGGCGGCGGGGTTCGCCGCACAGGTCCTGCTCGGCGCCCTCTCCTATTTGGTCCCGGTGGCTCTCGGCGGCGGTGCGACGCCGACCCGGGCCGCGAACACCGTCCTCGACCGGGGCAGCGCCCTGCGCATCACGGTGATCAACGCCGGTCTGCTGCTGTGCATCCTTCCGGTACCGAGCGTGGTCCGGGTGCTCGCCTCGATGCTCGCCCTCGCCGGGCTCGCCGCCTTCCTTCCCCTGCTGGTGCTGGCGATCCGGGCCTCCCGGGTCGCGAAACGAACCCCGGTCGGCGAACGTCCCGTGACGCCCGGACGCCCGGGCCGACCCGCGGCGGAACGCCCGCCCGGACAGCTAACCGGCCTCGCCCTGACCGGCCTGGCGGTCACGGCGCTCGCGGTCGCGGGCGGCGTCGCGCTCGACCCGAGCGCCCTGCCGGGCGCGACGTCGACGGTCGCGGCCTCGGCCGGCGTCGAGCCGACCGGCCGTACGACGACGGTCGCCATCCAGGCCCTCGACATGCGCTTCGTGCCCGACCGCATCGAGGTGCCCGCCGGGGATCGCCTGGTGATCGACCTGACCAACGGCGACGACGACGTCCACGACCTCGTGCTCGACTCCGGCGACCGGAGCGGGCGCCTCTCCCCCGGGGACACGGCCCGGCTCGACATCGGCGTCGTCGGGCGCGCGCTCGACGGGTGGTGCTCGGTGATCGGGCACCGGCAGATGGGCATGGTGCTCACCGTCGAGGCCACCGGTCTGTCCGCGCCGTCGGTCGCGCACCCGGGTCACGCGGTCGGACCCGACTCAGCGGCCCCAGGGCCGAGCGCGACGGACCGGCTCGACCTCCGCGCCACCCCGAACGCGGACTTCACGCCGTACGACGCGGTGCTCCCGCCGCTGACGGATCATCAGGTGCGCCGCCACACGTTCACCGTTCGCGACGTGGTGCGCGAGGTCGCCCCCGGCGTCACGCAGCAGCTGTGGACGTTCAACGGCACGGCCCCGGGTCCGGTCCTGCACGGCCGGGTCGGCGACATCTTCGAGATCACCCTCGTCAACGAAGGCACGATCGGGCACTCGATCGACTTCCACGCCGGTGCCCTCGCGCCCGACGAGCCGATGCGCACCATCACTCCGGGTGAGTCGCTGCGGTACCGGTTCCGCGCCGAACGCGCCGGCGTGTGGATGTACCACTGCTCGACGATGCCGATGTCCGCCCACATCGCCAACGGACTCTTCGGCGCCGTGGTCATCGAGCCGCCGGATCTCCCGGCCGTGGACCGCAGCTACCTGCTGGTGCAGTCCGAGTTCTACCTCGGCCCGCCGGACGGTCCGGTCGATGTCGACAAGCTCCGGGCCGAGCGACCCGACATCGTCGCCTTCAACGGCTACGCCCGCCAGTACGACCACCGGCCCCTGCCGGCCCGGGTCGGCGAACGGGTCCGCATCTGGGTCCTCGACGCCGGCCCGAACCGCGGCAGCTCGTTCCACGTCGTCGGCGGCCAGTTCGACACCACCTACCTGGAGGGGTCCTACACCCTGCGCCCCGGCCCGGGCGGGAGCCAGACCCTCGCCCTCGCCCCGGCGCAGGGCGGTTTCGTCGAACTCGTCTTCCCCGAACCCGGCCACTACCCGTTCGTCTCCCACGTCATGATCGACGCCGAACGCGGCGCCCATGGCCACTTCCACGTCACCGACTGA
- a CDS encoding alpha/beta hydrolase, protein MRVRTLLSSTLAAVVIGALFTAPASAAPDNDVVQMPVSFKVTNTNTSALPCSSDGKNYTVNGVVVGPRNAIAAGRAATLYLHAVTWGAYYFNLNIPGHNYAHEMAKRGHVSVLVDRLGYGSSGKPAGFGTCFGSEADVAHQMVDQLRSGAYTLKGAKKTPAYHKVFISGSSVGGLISNVVAYSYGNVDGVFNQSWGDFTAGPYTGAESASIVARCSAGGDAGAPPYYAQFAKDSRDTFYFNDASPDVRAAVPPSQPDPCGQFESVAAGIGADLAHLGEIDVPVLVMFGTGEVVFPQPPSADQMAARYSGSPKVTKLIIDGASHYPIVEQGFPQMVEGADRWLNENGG, encoded by the coding sequence ATGCGTGTCCGCACTCTGCTCTCGAGCACCCTCGCCGCGGTGGTGATTGGCGCCCTGTTCACCGCACCGGCCTCGGCAGCGCCGGACAACGACGTCGTTCAGATGCCGGTCAGCTTCAAGGTGACGAACACCAATACGAGCGCCCTTCCGTGCAGTAGCGACGGCAAGAACTACACAGTCAACGGCGTCGTCGTCGGCCCACGCAACGCGATCGCTGCTGGCAGGGCCGCCACGTTGTACCTGCACGCCGTCACCTGGGGCGCGTACTACTTCAACCTCAACATCCCTGGTCACAACTACGCACACGAGATGGCCAAGCGCGGCCATGTCTCGGTCCTCGTCGACCGCTTGGGGTACGGCAGCAGCGGTAAGCCGGCTGGCTTCGGCACGTGCTTCGGCTCAGAAGCCGACGTCGCCCATCAGATGGTCGACCAGCTCAGGTCCGGTGCCTACACGCTCAAGGGCGCGAAGAAGACCCCCGCCTACCACAAGGTCTTCATCTCCGGCTCCTCCGTGGGAGGCCTGATCTCCAACGTTGTTGCCTACAGCTACGGCAATGTCGACGGCGTGTTCAACCAGTCCTGGGGCGACTTCACCGCCGGCCCCTACACCGGCGCGGAATCCGCGAGCATCGTCGCGCGCTGCTCTGCCGGCGGCGACGCCGGCGCCCCGCCGTACTACGCCCAATTCGCCAAGGACTCCCGCGACACCTTCTACTTCAACGACGCGAGCCCGGACGTCCGCGCTGCCGTGCCCCCATCGCAGCCCGACCCCTGCGGTCAGTTCGAATCGGTCGCCGCCGGGATCGGCGCGGACCTCGCTCACCTCGGCGAGATCGACGTCCCGGTTCTCGTCATGTTCGGCACGGGTGAGGTCGTCTTCCCGCAGCCGCCGTCAGCTGACCAGATGGCCGCTCGGTATTCGGGCAGTCCGAAGGTCACCAAGCTGATCATCGACGGCGCTTCGCACTATCCGATCGTCGAGCAGGGTTTTCCCCAGATGGTCGAGGGCGCTGATCGCTGGCTGAACGAGAACGGCGGCTGA